In one window of Ruminococcus albus AD2013 DNA:
- the ilvA gene encoding threonine ammonia-lyase: MLTLDKVFDASNVLKEVIRPTACIAAPQVNPDCNVFLKTENLQITGSFKVRGAYYRISQLSDEEKSHGVIACSAGNHAQGVALAAAKNGIRSIICLPDGAPISKVEATRSYGAEICLVPGVYDDAYAEAIRQRDECGYTFIHPFDDENVIAGQGTIGLEILNQVANANVIVVPVGGGGLISGVAFAVKQLNPRVKVYGVQAEGAPSMVKSIAEDKILCLDSVHTIADGIQVKEPGVNTFEYCKQYVDGIVTVTDDEVSSAILHLIEKQKLIAEGAGAVSVAAVMFNKIPDIKGKNVVCLVSGGNIDVTILSRVIKRGLLKSGRSDTLTIQLEDKPGQLKDVSATIADLGANVVSIHHERASEDSDITECLLRLVLETRDYNHIRDIRAALTAKGFKIVNK, encoded by the coding sequence ATGCTTACACTCGATAAAGTGTTCGACGCATCAAATGTATTGAAAGAAGTCATCAGACCTACCGCCTGTATCGCTGCACCCCAGGTAAACCCTGACTGCAACGTTTTCCTTAAAACGGAAAATCTCCAGATAACAGGTTCTTTCAAGGTAAGAGGTGCTTATTACAGGATATCCCAGCTCTCCGATGAAGAGAAATCTCACGGTGTTATCGCTTGTTCCGCAGGCAACCACGCTCAGGGCGTTGCGCTTGCAGCTGCAAAGAACGGTATCCGCTCGATAATCTGTCTGCCTGATGGTGCGCCTATTTCCAAGGTCGAGGCTACAAGAAGCTATGGTGCTGAGATATGCCTTGTTCCAGGTGTATACGATGACGCTTATGCCGAGGCTATACGTCAGCGCGACGAGTGCGGCTATACTTTTATACACCCCTTTGACGATGAAAATGTTATCGCAGGTCAGGGCACTATCGGACTTGAGATACTCAATCAGGTGGCTAATGCCAATGTTATCGTTGTTCCCGTGGGCGGCGGCGGACTTATCTCGGGCGTTGCTTTCGCAGTAAAACAGCTTAATCCCCGCGTAAAAGTATACGGTGTTCAGGCTGAGGGCGCACCCTCTATGGTGAAGTCCATCGCCGAAGACAAGATACTCTGCCTTGACAGCGTTCACACCATTGCTGATGGCATTCAGGTAAAAGAACCCGGCGTTAACACATTTGAATACTGCAAGCAGTACGTTGACGGCATAGTTACCGTCACCGATGACGAAGTAAGCTCAGCTATACTCCACCTCATCGAGAAGCAGAAGCTCATCGCAGAAGGCGCGGGCGCTGTATCTGTTGCGGCTGTTATGTTCAACAAGATACCCGACATCAAGGGCAAGAACGTTGTATGCCTTGTTTCAGGCGGCAATATCGACGTTACAATACTCTCCCGTGTTATCAAGAGAGGTCTGCTGAAATCGGGACGTTCCGACACACTGACCATTCAGCTTGAAGACAAGCCCGGTCAGCTGAAAGATGTTTCTGCAACTATTGCCGACCTCGGTGCGAATGTGGTATCTATCCACCACGAGAGAGCAAGTGAGGACAGCGACATCACCGAATGCCTGCTCAGACTCGTTCTCGAAACAAGAGATTACAACCATATCCGTGATATCCGTGCGGCTCTTACAGCTAAGGGCTTCAAGATAGTAAACAAATAA
- a CDS encoding dockerin type I repeat-containing protein codes for MKRITTFAAAVALVTAFAWASVPGVGVSADNDSGVELPIIPVTDDSGSSSMPDDDSSSNAGIGGNDSSESDDSSSNPDIENPAQKVNYTITASIKLTDGSEIDTDIVLDESDAQSEKKFSKTVTKEEIESILKANSKTLDDFAKFVFYVSTDFPENQGLKDTYVVDGLSFEFSANPVYKEGIDGTYVTFDSYDASELTVKGDKVLNFDTSELSWFTYDVTTETEHSTHHVTFNEITGFDLAVNLDTHNAVVHDRNDDTKPETLIGDLNGDGSVNITDIAKLAAHIKGKRFLPDTSIADFNKDNKINVSDLTKLAAHIKGKKLLS; via the coding sequence ATGAAAAGAATTACCACATTCGCAGCAGCTGTAGCACTTGTGACGGCATTTGCATGGGCATCCGTGCCGGGAGTCGGAGTATCGGCTGATAACGACAGCGGTGTTGAACTGCCGATAATCCCCGTAACAGATGACTCAGGAAGTTCATCGATGCCCGATGATGATTCTTCAAGCAATGCCGGGATCGGCGGTAACGATAGTTCGGAAAGCGATGACAGCTCATCAAATCCCGATATAGAAAACCCCGCTCAAAAGGTGAATTACACTATAACAGCCTCCATAAAGCTGACCGACGGTTCGGAGATAGATACAGATATCGTATTAGACGAATCGGACGCGCAGAGCGAGAAAAAGTTCAGCAAGACTGTGACCAAAGAAGAGATAGAGTCAATACTGAAAGCAAACAGCAAAACCCTCGATGATTTCGCAAAATTCGTTTTCTATGTTTCCACCGACTTTCCTGAAAATCAGGGATTGAAAGATACTTACGTGGTCGACGGCTTATCTTTTGAATTTTCCGCGAACCCTGTATACAAAGAAGGAATAGATGGTACATACGTAACATTCGATTCCTATGATGCCAGCGAACTGACTGTAAAAGGCGATAAGGTGCTGAACTTTGATACTTCCGAACTATCATGGTTCACATATGATGTCACCACAGAAACAGAACATTCGACACATCATGTAACGTTCAATGAGATAACAGGCTTTGACCTTGCTGTAAATCTCGATACGCACAATGCTGTCGTGCACGATCGCAACGATGATACGAAACCTGAAACTCTGATAGGCGACCTTAATGGTGACGGTTCAGTAAACATCACCGACATCGCAAAGCTGGCAGCTCATATCAAGGGCAAGAGATTTCTCCCCGACACATCTATCGCAGATTTCAACAAGGACAACAAAATAAATGTTTCCGACCTTACAAAACTTGCGGCACACATCAAGGGCAAGAAGCTTTTAAGTTAA
- a CDS encoding leucine-rich repeat protein: MNTKKIIAGLMALMFVFGGTALPKLPTAFDTAVTASAFYETYGNFNYIVDHEKNTIMIDGFKDGYDDSETNIVIPSEIDGKPVTEILDEAFKCHSEIKSVVLPDGLIEIGEFVFEGCTNLEEINLPESITIIGEDAFYATKWLNDKLAEDPLVIDSNIVIDGCHCKGDIVIPDGVRVISSCAFRESGITSVKIPDSVIEMGTFAFERSAQLENVTLSNSITELKTAVFEECESLTSIIIPDGVTKIKVDAFNTCSKLADVTIPKSVTDIDHSAFSGTPWLEKKTVEDPLVIINNVLLQAGTCKGDVVIPDGVTVIEDYAFHRNKDITSVTIPASVTEIESRAFEDCSELAKVSMAEGMLSIGFMAFYDCTALTDVNIPESVQYVGYFAFGNTKWLADKRAEDPLVIINNKVFDAVACEGDVVIPEGVTGNYEMAFQDCLYITSVTIPRSFTSIDDYTFSGNYKLKSVNIPDTLTSIGYSAFAFCQSLEEVTIPENVTSIGAAAFYNCTSLTIVTIPASVTEIGNSAFGYKDGEKIDGFTISGYTGTAAEKYAKDNGFEFVSLGVMQDKLKGDLNGDGVVNINDLAKLAAHIKGKRLLPEPVIADFNNDNKINVTDLTKLAAHIKGKRMLK, from the coding sequence ATGAACACTAAAAAGATAATAGCAGGGCTTATGGCGCTGATGTTTGTTTTCGGAGGAACGGCACTGCCAAAGCTTCCGACAGCCTTCGATACCGCTGTAACGGCGAGTGCTTTTTATGAAACCTACGGGAACTTTAATTATATAGTAGATCATGAAAAAAACACTATCATGATAGACGGATTTAAAGATGGGTATGATGACTCGGAAACAAATATAGTAATACCCTCCGAGATAGATGGCAAGCCAGTTACTGAGATACTGGATGAAGCATTTAAGTGCCACAGTGAGATCAAAAGTGTTGTTCTGCCTGATGGACTTATTGAAATAGGAGAATTTGTATTCGAGGGCTGTACGAATCTTGAAGAGATAAACCTGCCAGAAAGTATCACCATCATAGGTGAAGATGCATTTTACGCAACAAAATGGTTAAATGATAAACTAGCCGAAGATCCGCTTGTTATCGATAGTAACATTGTAATTGACGGCTGCCATTGCAAAGGCGATATAGTTATACCCGATGGTGTCAGGGTCATAAGTTCATGCGCATTCCGTGAAAGTGGTATCACAAGCGTTAAGATACCCGACAGCGTCATAGAGATGGGTACATTCGCATTTGAGAGAAGTGCTCAGCTTGAAAATGTGACTCTTTCCAATAGTATCACAGAACTTAAAACTGCTGTTTTTGAAGAATGTGAAAGCCTCACAAGCATCATCATTCCCGACGGTGTTACAAAAATAAAAGTTGATGCATTTAATACGTGCAGTAAGCTTGCTGATGTGACCATACCCAAAAGTGTGACAGATATTGATCATAGTGCATTTTCAGGAACACCGTGGCTTGAAAAAAAGACTGTTGAAGATCCCTTGGTCATTATCAATAATGTCCTGCTCCAAGCAGGAACTTGTAAGGGGGATGTTGTGATACCCGATGGTGTTACAGTGATAGAAGATTATGCATTTCACCGCAATAAGGACATCACAAGCGTAACGATACCCGCGAGTGTTACCGAAATCGAATCACGAGCATTTGAAGATTGCAGTGAACTTGCAAAAGTTAGTATGGCAGAAGGTATGTTAAGCATAGGTTTTATGGCATTTTACGATTGTACTGCCCTTACCGATGTCAATATTCCCGAAAGTGTTCAATACGTTGGTTATTTTGCGTTTGGAAACACAAAATGGCTGGCAGACAAGCGGGCTGAAGATCCGCTGGTCATAATTAATAATAAGGTGTTTGATGCCGTTGCCTGTGAGGGCGATGTTGTTATACCGGAAGGGGTAACAGGTAATTATGAAATGGCATTCCAAGACTGTTTATATATCACCTCCGTGACTATCCCGCGAAGCTTCACTTCCATAGATGACTACACATTTTCAGGCAATTACAAACTCAAAAGTGTGAATATCCCGGACACTTTGACAAGTATTGGATATAGTGCATTTGCTTTTTGTCAATCACTTGAAGAAGTTACCATACCCGAAAATGTTACAAGCATAGGTGCTGCCGCTTTTTATAATTGCACAAGCCTGACAATCGTAACAATTCCCGCAAGCGTGACTGAAATCGGGAACTCGGCATTCGGGTATAAAGACGGCGAAAAAATCGACGGCTTTACCATATCAGGCTATACAGGCACAGCAGCCGAAAAGTACGCAAAGGACAACGGCTTTGAATTCGTATCATTGGGGGTAATGCAGGATAAGCTTAAAGGAGACCTCAATGGTGACGGTGTTGTAAACATTAACGATCTTGCGAAGCTTGCCGCACATATCAAGGGAAAGAGACTTCTGCCTGAACCGGTTATAGCAGATTTCAACAATGACAACAAAATAAATGTTACCGATCTTACAAAGCTGGCAGCGCATATCAAGGGCAAGAGAATGCTGAAATAA
- a CDS encoding diguanylate cyclase domain-containing protein: MEKDGRKKLKHSVRTMMIVMLIVMAAVCAVCISYASFVHYDKQLEYEAELLRNSAEQSAAMLDMHFKKLEDASVIVLADEGLMSFDAANFSTSTEYDNSQRLAELRKTVTDLSIIDNYCDFALIYRNDAAAGILSDGSRELMCDNEKKVYPFLKRLLGENRRVWVAGVNDDLGKVYYISQANDNVLFLGSFYTEELRYLITSAERIKDSQLLLMDGDKNIITISNTKKEFDIDQTSSDSCVVISDTTIQAEKMLKNGWNIVLLKDMSGAYEFYKKLELETAVALMLVLILTLTLLVINLKNEPAFGAESSMTPDVDMLTGIINAEEAENIIADKLETCVSGATMMLAIARITNLDKIRAAYGASGYNGAIIKSYRGLAEFLKTDSPESKNILGRTGEGEFLIMADYTQYDLFKANDALKQGLIDMSEALNSVYLANVDDIHICVGASIYPHNSTDYDELYLMAEKALQEAIDDDEKSYAIYKKEKSTHK; the protein is encoded by the coding sequence TTGGAAAAAGATGGAAGAAAAAAGCTGAAGCACTCTGTACGCACGATGATGATAGTTATGCTCATTGTTATGGCGGCAGTATGCGCGGTCTGCATCAGCTATGCAAGCTTCGTGCATTATGATAAACAGCTTGAATACGAAGCCGAGCTGCTCAGAAATTCTGCTGAACAGTCAGCGGCTATGCTGGATATGCATTTTAAAAAGCTGGAAGATGCCAGTGTTATCGTGCTTGCCGATGAGGGACTGATGAGTTTTGATGCGGCCAATTTCTCAACGAGTACGGAATACGACAATTCACAAAGGCTGGCTGAACTCAGAAAGACCGTGACGGATCTCAGCATTATCGATAACTACTGCGATTTCGCACTGATATACCGCAATGATGCAGCGGCGGGTATACTTTCGGATGGTTCGAGAGAGCTGATGTGCGATAATGAGAAAAAGGTCTATCCTTTCCTGAAAAGGCTGCTGGGTGAAAACCGAAGGGTATGGGTCGCAGGAGTTAATGATGACCTGGGAAAGGTGTACTACATAAGCCAGGCGAATGACAATGTGCTTTTCCTGGGAAGCTTCTACACGGAGGAGCTCAGATACCTTATAACAAGTGCAGAGCGTATAAAGGATTCACAGCTGCTGCTAATGGACGGCGATAAGAATATTATCACCATAAGCAACACAAAAAAAGAATTCGATATAGACCAGACCAGCAGCGATAGCTGTGTGGTTATCTCAGATACAACTATACAGGCAGAAAAAATGCTGAAAAACGGCTGGAATATCGTGCTGCTGAAAGATATGTCAGGTGCATACGAGTTTTATAAAAAGCTTGAGCTTGAAACAGCTGTGGCGCTTATGCTGGTGCTGATACTGACGCTGACCCTGCTGGTTATAAACTTAAAGAATGAACCTGCCTTCGGAGCGGAATCTTCGATGACACCTGATGTGGATATGCTGACGGGTATAATCAATGCCGAAGAAGCCGAGAATATCATCGCAGATAAGCTGGAGACCTGTGTTTCGGGTGCGACGATGATGCTGGCGATAGCAAGGATAACAAATCTTGACAAGATACGAGCGGCTTACGGTGCATCGGGATACAATGGCGCGATAATCAAGTCTTACCGTGGTCTTGCGGAGTTTCTGAAGACGGATTCGCCCGAATCCAAGAATATCCTCGGACGTACAGGAGAGGGTGAGTTCCTGATAATGGCTGACTACACGCAGTACGATCTCTTCAAGGCGAATGATGCCCTTAAACAGGGCCTTATCGATATGAGTGAGGCTTTGAATTCTGTGTACCTGGCAAATGTGGACGATATCCATATCTGTGTGGGCGCATCGATCTATCCCCACAACAGTACGGATTATGACGAGCTTTATCTTATGGCTGAAAAGGCGCTTCAGGAAGCGATAGACGATGATGAGAAAAGCTACGCTATCTATAAAAAGGAAAAGAGCACGCACAAATGA
- a CDS encoding Rid family detoxifying hydrolase: MAETVYTKTAPDAIGPYSQAKVVGGLVFTSGQIAINPATGNVEAATIEEQTHQVCKNLSEVLKAAGTSIDKAVKTVCFLKNMSDFAAFNGVYGEYFTSKPARSCVAVKELPKDVLVEVEVIAEV; encoded by the coding sequence ATGGCAGAGACAGTTTATACCAAAACAGCACCCGATGCGATCGGACCTTATTCTCAGGCAAAAGTAGTAGGCGGACTGGTGTTCACCTCGGGACAGATAGCTATCAACCCCGCAACAGGCAATGTTGAAGCAGCAACCATCGAGGAGCAGACCCATCAGGTTTGCAAGAACCTCAGCGAAGTACTGAAAGCTGCGGGCACTTCGATAGACAAGGCTGTAAAGACAGTTTGCTTCCTGAAAAACATGAGCGACTTCGCAGCATTCAACGGTGTTTACGGCGAGTACTTCACTTCCAAGCCCGCTCGTTCCTGCGTAGCGGTAAAGGAACTCCCCAAGGACGTTCTTGTTGAAGTAGAGGTAATAGCAGAAGTATAA
- a CDS encoding NUDIX domain-containing protein has translation MSAENEKDNDWGKSAAAVVIKDGKVLLVRHTYGAGKGLLIIPGGYIRKGELPDAACEREVLEETGVTVKAEKLIGVRFSDKDWYSVFTASYVSGEARSDNDENSEAVWIDAYEATERDDVPDLTRIMIQSALKETGFVQTDFVSRNKDRIQKLYTI, from the coding sequence ATGAGTGCAGAAAACGAAAAGGATAACGACTGGGGCAAATCCGCGGCGGCAGTCGTCATAAAGGACGGCAAGGTGCTTCTGGTAAGGCACACCTACGGCGCAGGCAAAGGTCTGCTGATAATCCCGGGCGGTTATATACGCAAAGGTGAACTTCCCGATGCGGCTTGCGAAAGAGAAGTCCTTGAAGAAACAGGAGTTACCGTAAAGGCAGAAAAGCTCATAGGCGTAAGATTCAGCGACAAGGACTGGTACAGCGTGTTCACCGCAAGCTATGTCAGCGGCGAGGCTCGTTCCGATAACGACGAAAACAGCGAAGCTGTATGGATAGACGCTTATGAAGCAACCGAGAGAGACGATGTCCCCGACCTGACCAGGATCATGATACAGAGCGCTTTGAAAGAAACAGGTTTTGTTCAGACAGACTTCGTATCACGTAACAAGGACAGGATACAGAAGCTATATACTATATAA
- a CDS encoding cation:proton antiporter — protein MEPYEILMDLAIIMMSAKFMGLLARRIKAPMVVGEIIAGVIIGPCVLNILHPSDNLSILSEIGVILIMFSAGLETNLQELKKSGFVACILACVGVFVPLVCGAGLYTAFYGFDGFGSESFFKAMFVGCIMTATSVGITVEALKEMGVLKGRVGQTILSAAIIDDIIGIVVLTFVLSMKDPSSKISVVSLKVVGFLAASLILGIVIYKIFKVWDEKYPHTRRIPIVALSLCFVLAYVAEEFFGIADITGAYIAGIILCNVRDADYIDRKVSVNGYMFFAPIFFVCIGLKTNFDGMNSEIILFSLAFVAVAMLAKLIGCGLAAKCFKFKTIDCIKIGAGMMTRGEVALIITNKGLSMGVIPADYSTAVILLIIVSSIVTPIFLKYLYSRSPDSTEDTPVTANSK, from the coding sequence TTGGAACCATACGAAATACTTATGGATCTCGCCATCATAATGATGAGCGCGAAATTCATGGGGCTGCTGGCAAGAAGGATCAAGGCGCCCATGGTAGTCGGCGAGATCATCGCAGGTGTGATAATCGGACCGTGCGTGCTGAATATTTTGCATCCTTCGGATAACCTGAGCATATTATCAGAGATCGGTGTTATACTGATAATGTTCTCGGCAGGTCTTGAAACCAATTTGCAGGAGCTGAAAAAATCAGGATTCGTCGCCTGTATACTAGCCTGTGTGGGCGTATTCGTACCGCTGGTATGCGGTGCGGGACTGTATACCGCCTTCTACGGTTTTGACGGTTTCGGCAGCGAGAGTTTCTTCAAAGCGATGTTCGTCGGCTGTATAATGACCGCAACTTCCGTGGGAATAACGGTGGAAGCACTTAAAGAAATGGGCGTGCTGAAAGGCCGCGTGGGACAGACGATACTTTCAGCTGCCATAATAGATGATATCATCGGCATAGTGGTACTCACCTTCGTCCTCAGCATGAAAGACCCGTCCAGCAAGATAAGCGTAGTTTCGCTGAAAGTTGTTGGATTCCTTGCAGCGTCCCTCATACTGGGCATTGTGATATACAAGATATTCAAGGTGTGGGACGAAAAATATCCTCATACAAGACGTATCCCCATCGTTGCATTAAGCCTTTGCTTTGTACTGGCATATGTGGCAGAAGAATTCTTCGGTATCGCCGATATCACAGGTGCTTATATCGCAGGCATAATCCTCTGCAACGTCCGCGATGCTGATTATATCGACCGCAAAGTAAGCGTCAACGGATATATGTTCTTTGCCCCGATATTCTTCGTTTGCATAGGTCTTAAAACCAACTTCGACGGTATGAACAGCGAGATAATACTCTTCTCACTGGCATTCGTGGCAGTGGCTATGCTCGCAAAGCTCATCGGCTGCGGACTTGCTGCAAAGTGCTTCAAGTTCAAGACCATCGACTGCATAAAGATAGGTGCAGGCATGATGACCCGAGGCGAGGTCGCCCTCATCATCACAAACAAAGGTCTAAGCATGGGCGTTATCCCCGCTGACTACTCCACTGCTGTTATACTGCTGATAATCGTAAGCAGTATAGTTACTCCGATATTCCTCAAATATCTCTACTCAAGATCTCCTGATTCCACAGAAGATACACCTGTTACAGCGAATTCAAAGTAA
- a CDS encoding NADH peroxidase, translated as MKKFVCTICGYIYEGEAAPEKCPQCNAPASKFDELKEAAELVWADEHRVGVAQGLDPEIVAGLKENFNGECSEVGMYLAMARVAYREGYPEVGLYYEKAAWEEAEHAAKFAELLGEVVTPSTKKNLEMRYMAENGACEGKMKLAKKAKELGYDAVHDTVHEMAKDEARHGCGFKGLYDRYFK; from the coding sequence ATGAAAAAGTTTGTTTGCACTATTTGCGGTTATATCTATGAAGGCGAGGCTGCTCCTGAGAAATGTCCTCAGTGTAATGCTCCCGCTTCAAAGTTCGATGAACTGAAGGAAGCTGCTGAACTTGTATGGGCTGATGAGCACAGAGTAGGTGTGGCTCAGGGTCTTGATCCCGAGATCGTTGCTGGTCTTAAAGAGAATTTCAACGGTGAATGTTCCGAGGTAGGTATGTATCTTGCAATGGCAAGAGTTGCTTACAGAGAGGGCTATCCCGAGGTAGGTCTTTACTATGAGAAGGCTGCATGGGAAGAGGCTGAGCACGCTGCTAAGTTTGCAGAGCTTCTGGGCGAGGTAGTTACACCTTCTACCAAGAAGAATCTGGAAATGAGATATATGGCTGAAAATGGTGCTTGCGAGGGCAAGATGAAGCTGGCTAAGAAGGCTAAGGAACTTGGCTATGATGCTGTACACGACACAGTTCATGAAATGGCTAAGGACGAAGCAAGACACGGCTGTGGCTTCAAGGGTCTGTATGACAGATACTTCAAGTAA
- a CDS encoding ABC transporter ATP-binding protein, which yields MPRPDRTAPRPQMSKDTFKVLGRVLKFMFKDYKMHFGIVVVCIIIQAVTTLVGMVFIQSLVDDYVMPMLKEKKELGDAFVADYKPLAMALVRLAVIYVLGLTSAYAYNRIMVNVGQGTLRNFRNALFDNMESLPIKYFDTHAHGDIMSVYTNDVDTLRQFIAQSIPQLINSTVTLVVTLISMFTRNIPLSLLSIFMAGVMMFVTAKISGNSGKYFAAQQKDLGEVNGFIEEMLDGQKVVKVFCHEENAQADFRELNDKLRDSANNANKFANILMPINGNIGNISYVLCAVFGAILLINNVGSITLGRLVAFLTLNRNFTMPITQISQQMTFVIMASAGAGRVMDLLDQTPETDEGYVEFVNAKFDNDGELKECAERTGTWAWKHPHKEDGTVTYTQMKGEIVFDGVDFGYNDEKIVLHDVQLFAKPGQKIAFVGSTGAGKTTITNLINRFYDIQDGKIRYDGINITKIKKPALRKTLGIVLQDTHLFTGTVMDNIRYGNLDATDEECIAAAKLANASGFIEKLEHGYDTVLKGDGGNLSQGQRQLLAIARAAVGDPPVLILDEATSSIDTRTEKLVQTGMDALMNGRTTFVIAHRLSTVKNSDCIMVLEQGRIIERGTHDELLEKKGKYFQLYTGSFAEN from the coding sequence ATGCCAAGACCTGATAGAACAGCACCCCGTCCGCAAATGAGCAAGGACACTTTCAAAGTGCTGGGGCGTGTGCTTAAATTTATGTTCAAGGACTATAAGATGCATTTCGGGATAGTTGTGGTCTGCATCATCATACAGGCTGTTACGACCCTTGTGGGCATGGTGTTCATACAATCCCTCGTTGATGACTATGTTATGCCTATGCTCAAAGAAAAGAAGGAGCTCGGCGATGCGTTTGTCGCTGACTATAAGCCGCTGGCTATGGCTCTGGTAAGGCTTGCGGTGATATATGTACTTGGACTCACCTCGGCTTATGCCTATAACCGTATCATGGTAAACGTAGGTCAGGGTACTCTGCGCAATTTCAGGAACGCGCTGTTCGATAACATGGAGAGTCTGCCGATAAAGTATTTTGACACCCACGCACACGGTGATATAATGTCGGTATACACCAACGATGTTGATACTCTCAGACAGTTCATCGCACAGAGCATACCTCAGCTCATAAACTCCACCGTGACACTGGTGGTAACGCTTATATCCATGTTCACCAGAAACATACCCCTTTCACTGCTTTCGATATTCATGGCGGGTGTTATGATGTTCGTGACAGCGAAGATATCGGGCAATTCTGGTAAATATTTTGCGGCACAGCAGAAGGATCTGGGTGAGGTAAACGGCTTCATCGAAGAGATGCTGGACGGTCAGAAGGTTGTCAAGGTGTTTTGCCATGAGGAAAATGCGCAGGCAGATTTCAGGGAGCTCAATGATAAATTGCGCGACAGTGCCAACAACGCAAACAAGTTTGCAAACATACTGATGCCAATAAACGGCAACATCGGCAATATCAGCTATGTGCTGTGTGCAGTCTTCGGTGCGATACTGCTTATAAACAATGTCGGCAGTATAACCCTTGGCAGACTTGTTGCTTTCCTTACGCTGAACCGTAACTTCACAATGCCCATCACCCAGATAAGCCAGCAGATGACCTTTGTTATAATGGCTTCCGCAGGTGCAGGCAGAGTTATGGATCTGCTGGATCAGACTCCCGAGACCGATGAGGGATATGTAGAATTTGTAAATGCTAAATTCGATAATGATGGCGAACTGAAAGAATGTGCAGAGCGTACAGGCACATGGGCTTGGAAACACCCCCACAAGGAGGACGGAACTGTCACCTATACCCAGATGAAGGGTGAGATAGTTTTTGACGGTGTAGATTTCGGATACAATGACGAAAAGATCGTTCTTCACGATGTACAGCTGTTCGCTAAGCCTGGTCAGAAGATAGCCTTTGTAGGTTCAACAGGTGCAGGCAAGACCACTATCACCAATCTGATAAACCGTTTCTATGATATTCAGGACGGTAAGATAAGGTATGACGGCATAAATATCACCAAGATCAAAAAGCCCGCACTGAGAAAAACTCTCGGCATAGTTTTGCAGGATACCCACCTGTTCACGGGTACGGTAATGGATAATATCCGCTACGGAAACCTCGATGCTACCGATGAGGAATGTATCGCGGCGGCTAAGCTTGCGAATGCTTCGGGCTTTATCGAGAAGCTTGAACACGGCTACGACACCGTATTAAAGGGCGACGGCGGAAACCTCAGCCAGGGACAGCGACAGCTTCTTGCCATAGCAAGAGCCGCAGTCGGCGACCCGCCTGTGCTTATCCTCGATGAGGCGACTTCCTCCATCGATACACGCACAGAAAAGCTGGTCCAGACAGGTATGGACGCTCTCATGAATGGAAGGACTACTTTCGTTATCGCCCACAGACTTTCAACCGTCAAGAATTCCGATTGCATAATGGTTCTTGAACAGGGCAGGATAATCGAGCGCGGCACACACGATGAACTGCTTGAAAAGAAAGGAAAGTACTTCCAGCTTTACACAGGAAGCTTTGCAGAGAACTGA